A stretch of the Chanos chanos chromosome 1, fChaCha1.1, whole genome shotgun sequence genome encodes the following:
- the fancg gene encoding Fanconi anemia group G protein, producing MSIASCLVDRWTEENNTIITKWKECERCYQGNRSVQMQYYTESLKLLRKIQGIPPDFKNLEVELTVAYNTFLFSLRYCERNEAKELLTQCLNRLTEAVGCQVDSSEPGDVWLSVLRTVSDPVSVSSVHRLLLVQWALWLPGHQFERIHQLLVQVNHTGAEMTSSLSDLLAETGDLGLSVEQSPALQVAMVAKELKDLLHICTVIARGIEQIKEGKHSEALVGFERAKALSTPRVLLAQTHNLAGRCFASLGLPQSALRSYRQALEVDFGCLSSLHHSAVLYAELGNSQAQMEALRLLHSAVMLQSGDRPDPVSGSLVSPAVLLGTEHTAFISAVPSPPVILYTLAHACVLNRRISDGAEFYLDLLASLQSDNIPFVSETSTDFPRIPELYLEVAFTLLRAGRFWDAVAVCDEIITRTADLIPERMTLDLPLTCYRLPSDAASATLTDKGPESVMEKLDCVVWTGAAHFLQGHAYWQLMDTKEAITSFTRSVGVLVKVCISQRGGVCGQGRGEAGHRVLETLKSQALAARAVCFSERGQLKESLRDLQLSLQISPGCRSAELWRVEVLWRLERREEAQACWRAARSSTETPSLEDLPLYLQGFYSDSLSLDHNNLEKKMEKFIQSGHKT from the exons ATGTCCATCGCTTCATGTTTAGTTGACAGATGGACGGAGGAAAACAACACGATTATTACCAAGTGGAAG GAATGTGAAAGATGTTATCAAGGAAATCGGAGCGTTCAGATGCAATACTACACAGAAAGTCTCAAACTGTTGCGGAAGATTCAAG GCATACCCCCTGACTTTAAAAACCTAGAGGTCGAACTGACCGTTGCATACAACACCTTTCTGTTTTCGCTGAGATACTGCGAGAGGAATGAGGCGAAAGAGCTACTCACCCAGTGTCTCAACAGAC TTACAGAGGCGGTTGGATGTCAGGTTGACAGTTCAGAGCCAGGTGATGTGTGGTTGTCCGTGCTGCGGACAGTTAGCGACCCGGTGTCGGTGTCCAGCGTACACAGGCTGTTGCTTGTCCAGTGGGCCCTGTGGCTGCCTGGACACCAGTTTGAGAGGATCCATCAACTGCTTGTGCAAGTCAACCACACA ggAGCAGAGATGACCTCATCCCTCAGTGATCTGCTGGCAGAAACCGGAGACCTTGGCTTGAGTGTGGAGCAGAGCCCCGCCCTGCAGGTTGCCATGGTAGCCAAGGAACTCAAGGACCTCTTGCACATCTGCACGGTTATTGCAAGAG GTATTGAGCAAATAAAAGAGGGGAAACACTCGGAGGCACTGGTGGGGTTTGAGAGAGCGAAGGCCTTGTCCACGCCCAGAGTTCTCCTGGCCCAGACGCATAATCTCGCCGGCCGTTGCTTTGCCTCTCTG GGTCTGCCTCAGAGTGCCCTCCGCAGCTACAGACAAGCGTTAGAGGTGGACTTTGGTTGCCTGAGTTCACTGCATCACAGCGCAGTGTTGTACGCAGAGCTTGGAAACAGTCAGGCTCAAATGGAAGCTCTGAGACTCCTCCACTCT GCAGTGATGTTGCAGAGTGGCGACAGACCTGACCCTGTCTCTGGTTCACTCGTCTCTCCCGCCGTGTTACTCGGCACTGAACACACGGCGTTCATCAGTGCGGTGCCGTCTCCTCCCGTCATACTCTACACCCTCGCACACGCCTGTGTCCTCAACCGCCG GATTTCAGATGGAGCTGAGTTTTATCTTGACCTTCTGGCGTCTCTCCAGTCAGACAACATACCGTTTGTAA GTGAAACCAGCACAGACTTTCCCAGAATTCCCGAGCTTTACCTGGAGGTGGCGTTCACTCTGCTCAGAGCCGGCAGGTTCTGGGACGCTGTCGCCGTTTGTGATGAGATCATCACCAGGACTGCTGACCTCATCCCCGAGAGAATGACGCTTGACCTTCCTTTGACCTGCTACCGGTTACCTAGCGACGCAGCATCAgcaacactgacagacaaaggGCCGGAATCAGTGATGGAGAAGCTGGACTGTGTGGTGTGGACCGGGGCAGCCCACTTCCTCCAGGGCCACGCTTACTGGCAGCTCATGGATACCAAAGAGGCCATAACCAGTTTCACCAG ATCTGTGGGTGTACTGGTGAAGGTGTGCATTAGTCAGAGAG gtggtgtgtgtgggcaggggCGCGGGGAGGCAGGGCACAGGGTTTTGGAGACACTGAAGAGCCAGGCGTTGGCTGCCAGAGCggtgtgtttctctgagagaGGACAGCTAAAAGAGTCTTTACGGGACCTCCAGCTCAGTCTTCAAATCTCGCCcg GATGCAGGAGCGCGGAGCTGTGGCGGGTGGAGGTGCTGTGGAGgctggagaggagggaggaggcaCAGGCCTGTTGGAGAGCAGCTCGCAGCTCCACAGAGACTCCATCATTAGA agatcTTCCCCTGTATCTGCAAGGATTTTACTCAGACAGCCTGTCCCTAGACCACAACAACCTTgagaagaaaatggagaaattCATTCAGAGTGGACACAAGACGTAA